The genomic stretch CAACGGTCGCCCCATCAAGACGCCGATGGTCGACGTGACCACGGTCGGTGCCGGTGGCGGCAGCAAGGGCTGGGTTGACCCGGGGGGTGCGCTCCGCATCGGCCCCGAGTCGGCCGGCGCGAACCCCGGCCCGGTCTGCTACGGACGCGGCGGCACCGACCCGACGGTCACCGACGCGAACGTCGTCCTCGGCTACATCGGGTCGAGCACCAGTCTCGGCGGCGAACTGTCCATCGACGTGGACGCCGCCCGCGACTCGCTCGCAGAACTCGCAGACGAGGCTGGCCTCGACGGCCCGCTCGCGGCCGCACAGGGGATGTACCGCGTCGCCAACGCGACGATGACTCGCGCCATCCGCGCGGTCACGCTCGAACGTGGCTACGACCCACGGAACTTCGGCCTCGTCGCCTTCGGCGGTGCCGGACCGATGCACGCCGCCGCTCTCGCAGACCGCCTCGACATCGGCACGGTGGTCGCCCCACGCGCCTGTGGCGTGCTCTCTGCGTTCGGCCTGCTCGCCGCAGATGAGAAACACGACGTGGTGCGGACGAACCGCCGACCGCTCGACGCAATCGACGTAGACGAGATGGAGGCCACCTACGCCGACCTCGAAGCGTCGGTGCGCGACGAGTGCAGCGACCCGGACGCGGCCGTCGTCACCCGCCGGGCAGACCTCCGGTACGCAGGGCAAAGTTTCGAACTCACCGTCCCCGTCGATACGCCGTTCGACCCCGAGGCCGCCGCCAAGCGATTCCACGCGGCCCACGAAACGGCCTACGGCTACCGGATGGACGAGGCGGTCGACCTCGTGAACGTCCGTGCCGAAGCAGTCGTCGAACGCGCAGACCCAGCAGTCACCTACGACGCACCCGGCGACGCCGTCGTCGACGAGCGCGAGGCACACTTCGCGGACGGAGCCTACACGACCACCATCTACGACCGGATACGCCTGCCGCCGGGCGAGACGGTCACCGGCCCAGCAGTCGTTGAACAGGACGAGAGTACCGTCGTCGTGCCGCCACGATGGGAGGCGACGGTGCGCGTCGATGGAACCCTCGTCCTCACGGAGGTGGCCCAATGACGAACAACGCCGTCCCTTCGAACGATGGTGCTGACATCGACGCCGTGACGCTCGAAATCCTCCGCAACCAGCTCGAAAGCGTCGCAGAGGAGATGGGTCAGGTGCTCATCACGGGGTCGTA from Haladaptatus sp. QDMS2 encodes the following:
- a CDS encoding hydantoinase/oxoprolinase family protein, whose protein sequence is MNTGGNQPPETTVGVDVGGTFTDVVLLRGNDLITAKVPSTADQSVGVMNGIEKACEKAGIAPGDIDDFAHAMTVSVNALLEEDGAKTALVTTEGFRDVLEIGRQDRPSLYDINADKPAPLVPRRRRFTVGERATTEGVTQSVDAASVREVAASIRNSGVEAVAVCLLHAYAHPENESAVAEILEGELDVPVSVSHEVLAEFREYERTSTTVADAYVTPAIDAYIGRLVERAADAGVPEPHVMQANGGITDATTVRNHAVRTCMSGPAAGVVGARASVNDVAADRGLEGLVTFDMGGTSSDVSLVRDGAVEQTTNAKINGRPIKTPMVDVTTVGAGGGSKGWVDPGGALRIGPESAGANPGPVCYGRGGTDPTVTDANVVLGYIGSSTSLGGELSIDVDAARDSLAELADEAGLDGPLAAAQGMYRVANATMTRAIRAVTLERGYDPRNFGLVAFGGAGPMHAAALADRLDIGTVVAPRACGVLSAFGLLAADEKHDVVRTNRRPLDAIDVDEMEATYADLEASVRDECSDPDAAVVTRRADLRYAGQSFELTVPVDTPFDPEAAAKRFHAAHETAYGYRMDEAVDLVNVRAEAVVERADPAVTYDAPGDAVVDEREAHFADGAYTTTIYDRIRLPPGETVTGPAVVEQDESTVVVPPRWEATVRVDGTLVLTEVAQ